The following are encoded together in the Thermomonas brevis genome:
- a CDS encoding DNA-3-methyladenine glycosylase family protein, translated as MPKQARGFDTDEAFAHLCRRDRKLGAWMRRLGPIEADPRWRKPFDPVDALARAILYQQLSGKAAATIVGRVETAIASDRFHCDTLARIDDAALRGCGVSGNKMLALRDLARREEAGEIPTLRRMAAMSDDAIVAALVPVRGIGRWTVEMMLMFRLGRPDVLPIDDLGIRKGAQAVDKAEAMPAPKELAARGERWGPYRSYASFYLWRIADAAAGAKQAVARSQD; from the coding sequence ATGCCGAAGCAGGCGAGGGGATTCGATACCGACGAGGCGTTCGCGCACCTGTGCAGGCGCGACCGCAAGCTGGGCGCGTGGATGCGCCGGCTCGGGCCGATCGAGGCCGATCCGCGCTGGCGCAAGCCGTTCGATCCAGTGGATGCCCTGGCCCGCGCCATCCTCTACCAGCAGCTCAGCGGCAAGGCGGCGGCGACCATTGTCGGCCGCGTCGAAACCGCCATCGCCAGCGACCGCTTCCACTGCGACACGCTGGCGCGCATCGACGATGCCGCGCTGCGCGGCTGCGGCGTGTCCGGCAACAAGATGCTGGCGCTGCGCGACCTGGCGCGGCGCGAGGAAGCGGGCGAAATCCCGACCCTGCGGCGGATGGCGGCGATGAGCGACGACGCCATCGTCGCCGCGCTGGTGCCGGTGCGCGGCATCGGCCGCTGGACGGTGGAGATGATGCTGATGTTCCGCCTCGGCCGCCCCGACGTACTGCCGATCGACGACCTCGGCATCCGCAAGGGCGCGCAGGCGGTGGACAAGGCGGAGGCGATGCCGGCGCCGAAGGAACTGGCCGCGCGCGGCGAACGCTGGGGGCCGTACCGCAGCTACGCCAGCTTCTACCTGTGGCGGATCGCCGACGCGGCGGCCGGCGCGAAGCAGGCGGTGGCGCGCTCGCAGGACTGA
- a CDS encoding DUF423 domain-containing protein, with amino-acid sequence MNAHGTPAFVVLRRYLAAIGSLLAGLSVALSAYAMHAAEPAAQGRMLQAAVFAFAHGLALTALAPLAQRLAGLLALAMLLAGAFLFCGSLLAAALLGLSPMLAPFGGALMIAGWLLHAYDRLRG; translated from the coding sequence ATGAACGCACACGGCACGCCCGCCTTCGTCGTCCTGCGACGCTACCTCGCCGCCATCGGCAGCCTGCTCGCCGGACTCTCCGTGGCCCTGTCCGCCTACGCCATGCATGCGGCGGAGCCGGCCGCGCAGGGGCGGATGCTGCAGGCGGCGGTGTTCGCCTTCGCGCACGGCCTGGCGCTGACCGCGCTGGCGCCGCTGGCGCAACGCCTCGCAGGACTGCTGGCGCTGGCGATGCTGCTGGCCGGCGCGTTCCTGTTCTGCGGCAGCCTGCTGGCGGCGGCGCTGCTGGGGCTGTCGCCGATGCTGGCGCCGTTCGGCGGCGCGCTGATGATCGCCGGCTGGCTGCTGCATGCCTACGACCGCCTGCGCGGCTGA
- a CDS encoding TraB/GumN family protein: MRNAMLAVAVAVGCMSMPLQAQQAAPPADGIRTEATIVVEGEQPGPGLWLVRKGNHDLYILGTLRPLPAKMQWQSAQVQQVLAQAQEVIRMRGVDIDAKVGFFKGLMLMPKLLGVRNNPDDKKLKDVVSPASYARWLALKERYIGSDGGVEKRRPLFAAQELYVAAMKKNGLDTHDLAWPVVSAAIEAHHPTVTVVKETITVTDVKPLLKEWSKTTMDDMACFDNSMRLVETDIGTMRARANAWATGDMAALRALPPAEQWEACESAISETGIGKRLGYGNAQQKVRAKWLAAVDAALDKNTVSFALLNLNDLLGSNGYLAALEAKGYTVIAPDE, from the coding sequence ATGCGGAACGCGATGCTGGCGGTTGCGGTTGCGGTGGGTTGCATGTCGATGCCGCTGCAGGCGCAGCAGGCCGCGCCGCCGGCGGACGGCATCCGCACCGAGGCCACCATCGTCGTCGAGGGTGAGCAGCCCGGTCCCGGCCTGTGGCTGGTGCGCAAGGGCAACCACGACCTCTACATCCTCGGCACGCTGCGCCCGCTGCCCGCGAAGATGCAGTGGCAGTCCGCGCAGGTGCAGCAGGTGCTGGCGCAGGCGCAGGAAGTGATCCGCATGCGCGGGGTGGACATCGACGCCAAAGTCGGATTCTTCAAGGGCCTGATGCTGATGCCGAAGCTGCTGGGCGTGCGCAACAATCCGGACGACAAGAAGCTGAAGGACGTGGTGTCGCCGGCCTCCTACGCGCGCTGGCTGGCGCTGAAGGAGCGCTATATCGGCAGCGACGGCGGCGTCGAGAAGCGCCGCCCGCTGTTCGCCGCGCAGGAGCTGTACGTGGCGGCGATGAAGAAGAACGGGCTGGACACGCACGATCTGGCCTGGCCGGTGGTGAGCGCGGCGATCGAAGCGCACCATCCGACGGTGACGGTGGTGAAGGAAACCATCACCGTCACCGACGTCAAGCCGCTGCTCAAGGAATGGTCGAAGACCACCATGGATGACATGGCCTGCTTCGACAACTCCATGCGGCTGGTCGAAACCGACATCGGCACCATGCGCGCGCGCGCCAACGCCTGGGCCACCGGCGACATGGCCGCCCTGCGCGCGCTGCCGCCGGCCGAGCAGTGGGAGGCGTGCGAAAGCGCGATCTCCGAAACCGGCATCGGCAAGCGGTTGGGGTACGGCAACGCGCAGCAGAAAGTGCGCGCGAAGTGGCTGGCCGCCGTCGACGCGGCGCTGGACAAGAACACGGTCAGCTTCGCCCTGCTCAACCTCAACGACCTGCTGGGGTCGAACGGCTATTTGGCCGCGCTGGAGGCGAAGGGCTACACGGTGATCGCGCCGGACGAATGA
- a CDS encoding DUF488 domain-containing protein codes for MAIRVVRLGTPRAKGEGLRIGTVRRPPRGVPKSEFAKRDFHDIWLPTVAPSQEAMDIAHAATTPAQWQAFLRRYRSEMKRPDAAHAIELLAAMSHASDFSVGCYCEDEAHCHRHELRKLLLAAGAVIAN; via the coding sequence ATGGCCATCCGTGTGGTTCGCCTGGGAACGCCGCGCGCGAAGGGAGAAGGGTTGCGCATCGGCACCGTGCGGCGGCCGCCGCGCGGCGTGCCGAAATCCGAGTTCGCCAAGCGCGATTTCCACGACATCTGGCTGCCCACCGTGGCGCCCAGCCAGGAGGCGATGGACATCGCCCATGCCGCGACCACGCCGGCGCAGTGGCAGGCGTTCCTGCGCCGCTACCGCAGCGAGATGAAGCGGCCGGACGCCGCGCACGCGATCGAGCTGCTGGCGGCGATGTCGCACGCCAGCGACTTCAGCGTGGGCTGCTACTGCGAGGACGAGGCGCACTGCCACCGCCACGAGCTGCGCAAGCTGCTGCTCGCTGCCGGCGCGGTGATCGCGAACTAG
- a CDS encoding GyrI-like domain-containing protein, whose product MTRLLEILISLAIVVALYLVVGLVLPSSRHLVEKTETNRKLTIVFDTLNSFRRFKDWNTLSLRDPRMQMTLSGPEEGVGARLDYDSKEHGLGQGSWEITESVPREKIAFKIDNVERGENKRTEFTFKPTGRNNRNVEITQTYDVDYGWNLLGRYAGLYVTRHVGDDMKMGLTRLVNMLASVPNVDYAVKDSKMTTPKVVERPAEDLLFVNAGAVERGNTQIQSSIAANSEWIKRVIDANGLEAVGPVRIVTTDLGRETYTFDVVQPVRKKDGGAVGKVATQGPVQYVQAPASKAATASYTGYMAELENVRNALRAWAATHGYEVKDRAFEDYKSGVTGAFTENGEFDVYWPVK is encoded by the coding sequence ATGACTCGTTTGCTCGAGATCCTGATTTCCCTTGCGATCGTCGTGGCGCTGTACCTGGTCGTTGGCCTGGTGCTGCCGTCTTCCCGCCACCTGGTGGAAAAGACGGAAACCAACCGCAAGCTCACCATCGTGTTCGACACCCTCAACAGCTTCCGCCGCTTCAAGGACTGGAACACGCTGTCCCTGCGCGACCCGCGCATGCAGATGACCCTGTCCGGTCCCGAGGAAGGCGTCGGCGCCCGCCTCGACTACGACTCGAAGGAGCACGGCCTGGGCCAGGGTTCGTGGGAGATCACCGAGAGCGTGCCGCGCGAGAAGATCGCCTTCAAGATCGACAACGTCGAGCGCGGCGAGAACAAGCGTACCGAGTTCACCTTCAAGCCGACCGGCCGCAACAACCGCAACGTCGAGATCACCCAGACCTACGACGTCGACTACGGCTGGAACCTGCTGGGCCGCTACGCCGGCCTGTACGTCACCCGCCACGTCGGCGACGACATGAAGATGGGCCTGACCCGCCTGGTCAACATGCTGGCCTCGGTGCCGAACGTCGACTACGCGGTGAAGGACAGCAAGATGACCACCCCGAAGGTGGTCGAGCGTCCCGCCGAGGACCTGCTGTTCGTCAACGCCGGCGCGGTGGAGCGCGGCAACACGCAGATCCAGTCCTCGATCGCCGCCAACAGCGAGTGGATCAAGCGCGTGATCGACGCCAACGGCCTGGAAGCGGTGGGCCCGGTGCGCATCGTCACCACCGACCTCGGCCGCGAAACCTACACCTTCGACGTGGTCCAGCCCGTGCGCAAGAAGGACGGCGGCGCGGTCGGCAAGGTCGCGACGCAGGGTCCCGTGCAGTACGTGCAGGCGCCGGCGTCGAAGGCCGCCACCGCGTCCTACACCGGCTACATGGCCGAACTGGAGAACGTCCGCAACGCGCTGCGCGCCTGGGCGGCCACCCACGGCTACGAAGTGAAGGACCGCGCGTTCGAGGACTACAAGTCCGGCGTGACCGGCGCCTTCACCGAAAACGGCGAGTTCGACGTGTACTGGCCGGTGAAGTAA
- a CDS encoding response regulator — MNRSDPISPASISVFLVDDQTLVRQGIRSLLSLAEGIEVVAEASDGRQAVEKIPQVKPDVVLMDMRMPAMSGLEALQALGRAGTLPPTIILTTFDDDQLVLAGIRAGAKGYLLKDVSLEQLVDAIQTVAGGGSLVQPAVTQRLLSGLEHMRNEFVSLDRPDPLTDRETEILRLMASGFSNKEIANSLGVAEGTIKNHVSNILSKLGVRDRTRAVLKAFELQLV; from the coding sequence ATGAACCGTTCCGATCCGATCAGCCCCGCTTCCATCAGTGTCTTCCTGGTCGACGACCAGACCCTGGTGCGCCAGGGCATCCGCTCCCTGCTGTCGCTGGCGGAGGGCATCGAGGTGGTCGCCGAGGCCTCCGACGGCCGCCAGGCCGTCGAGAAGATTCCGCAGGTGAAGCCCGACGTGGTGCTGATGGACATGCGCATGCCGGCGATGTCCGGGCTGGAGGCGCTGCAGGCGCTGGGCCGCGCGGGCACGCTGCCGCCGACCATCATCCTGACCACCTTCGACGATGACCAGCTGGTGCTGGCCGGCATCCGCGCTGGCGCCAAGGGCTACCTGCTGAAGGACGTGTCGCTGGAGCAACTGGTCGACGCCATCCAGACCGTGGCCGGCGGCGGCTCGCTGGTGCAGCCGGCGGTGACCCAGCGGCTGCTGTCCGGGCTGGAGCACATGCGCAACGAATTCGTCAGCCTCGACCGACCCGATCCGCTGACCGACCGCGAAACCGAGATCCTGCGGTTGATGGCCTCGGGTTTCTCCAACAAGGAAATCGCCAATTCGCTGGGCGTGGCCGAGGGCACGATCAAGAACCACGTTTCCAACATTCTGTCCAAGCTTGGCGTGCGCGACCGCACGCGGGCGGTATTGAAGGCGTTCGAGCTCCAGCTGGTGTGA